The Labeo rohita strain BAU-BD-2019 chromosome 22, IGBB_LRoh.1.0, whole genome shotgun sequence genomic sequence GATCACTACaggcaaacattttaaaaatcaaaattgcaatATACAATCATTTTAATACATCCCAAAGGGAAAATGAAaatcaagaaagaaaaaaaaaaaatcactttaagcTTCGTTGCAATGTAAGTAAGAAGCATGTATGGTAACATCATGGCAGCTGATTTTGCTCTGAAAGCAGCCAGTCGAAAATCCATCGATATTTATTTCGTCCAGCTGACTTTGGGAATGTCGTAATGCTCTGTCAGTGTGTCCAGGTGTCTGTTGAAATCCtataacacacaaaaaagatgttactcacacacaaacatactacctaatatgtgaccctggaccacaaaaccagtcttaagacACTggggaatatttgtagcaatagccaaaaatacattgattttcattttatgccaaaaatcattatatattaagtaaaggtcatgtgccatgaagatatttagtaaaattgttactgtacatatatcaaaacttgatttttgattagtaatatgcattaagaacATAATTTGGATGActtaaggcgattttctcaatatttagatttttttgcaccctcagattcaggttttcacatagttgtatcttggccaaatattgttctatcatacatcaatggaaagcgtatttattccACTTTGAATCTCAATTTGAgaaaatggttttgtggtccagggtcacaaatatgaatATCAAAATTAGCAGTAACAGACTTAACCTTACCTCAACTCTTCTCTTGTGTGTTTTGGAGGCCTTCTTTAAAATCCTTTCCATTTGCtattaaaaagttacaaagTGAGATGTTATTTTACAACCCAGTAGAAGTCAAACCGCAATTTCAGTCAGAGAAAAAGACTCAAGTTACGTAAATTACGTAATTTCATTACTCAGTATTTGAAACAACACTTTCGAAAGAAACTACTTAAATAATGATCGTGCCTTAAATGGCAACTGAATATCAactatattcatattcatattcatattcatatatattcaactattattattatatatatatatatatatatatatatataaatacatagtataatatataatgtgtcATACCCTTTTCTCTTGTATTTTGTCGAATGCCATCTGTGCTGGTGTTCTTTTATCAACATAAACTTTCTTCGTCTCTTCTTCATTTTCAGTGCTCAAAACCTGCTCCTCTAAACGCTTCCTTTCCTTGTCCTTCTTCTTTTTCCtataaaaaacaagaaaaaagtaaattatagtCAACAACATGGTGCTAGCATAACAGCTAACGGCTGTCGTGAAGGCAATGCCAACGTTTCCCACACGACAGCTAAAAACACATGTAGGTAagcatcaaaataaacaaatacatacttTTTACTCGCTAATGAGACTCCTTTTAGTTTCAAAGAGCCTTTTTGAACCGTGTTGTACTCCGACATGTTAGCTAGCTTCTCTGTATCGACCAGCTTTCGTCCAAACAGATGATGTTTATTAATTCGCCTCAGTTTTACTGCCCTCTACAGGATGAGCAGTTTAGCACAATAATGTGATTTTACTTaagtttcttttatattttgcacCTTCGTGATTCAAATTGCGTAACACGGTatgtttacaaattattattgcgCTGCTTGATATACAGTACTATTGCTAAGAAAGGCTTTTGAGCTAACAGGGCTACATTTTGGATCTAGATCTAGATTGGGTAAAGTGCGCATGCGTGTTGTAGTTTCACCCGGATGTACGTCTTTCGTACATGTACAGTTCAGAGAGCATGGTGGAAGGTTTGAGGAGGCACAATGGCACGTAGTGTACTTCATTGTTTTAAGAGGATAAACTTGCCTGGTCTTAATGCTTATAACGAGCTTTTTGTTAACAGTCTACAGATTCAGGCACGTGGTTATGCTAGTAAGAAACCAGGTGAGATGTGTTTTGTACgcattttgtatttgtatccATGCAATGTCAACATTACCCTGCAACTTCTGACCTTGTAGAACcaattttcaaaacattactaatttgtgtaatattatatatgttatattcaTAGTTTATTGAACatttgtacattataaaacattttaatagctatttttataaaatgctgttcttgtcTTTTTTAGTTGCCAAAGGCAAAGGTAAAGGAATGGTGAAGGAAGTTTTCAAGGGTCCAGAAGTTTGTAAGGATCCagtgaaactttgcacacatgcaGTTGGAGTCAACATATTAAAGCAAGGCGAGGACCCTCTTATTAAACCCAAAGAGGAATATCCAGAATGGTATGATGGTATATTTTACTTTGTGCTGTTGTATATGTCCTTATTTATGGAAGCTTCGTCcacaggattaaaaaaaaaaaaaaaaacttttatatatatatatatatatatatatatatatatatatatatatatatatatatataatttttattttattttatttatttatttttttacaatacagagttgaacagtaagatttgtaatgttttttttttaaagaagcacagcaaaaaacagaatacaattctgaaatatatttactattatttctatttaaatatattttaaaatgtaatttattcctgatcaagtctaaattttcagcatcattcagtgtcatgatcctttagaaatcattctaatatgctgatttgctgtctaagaaaaaaatattattattgttattattattatattattattactgctttaaattgatcaaaagtgatgataaagacatttataatgttacagaagagttctatttcagataaatgctgtttgtcTAAACTTTAattcttcaaagaaacctgaaaaaaaaattctactgagctgtttttaacaaaataataaatgttttttgaacagcaaatcagaatattagcatgatttctgaaggatcatgtgactggagtaatgctgcgAAAATCAgctaatcacaggaataaattacattataaaatatatttaaatagaaaacagttattttaaatagtagaaatatttcagaattttactgttttgctgtactttggatcaaataaatgcaggcttggtgagccaaagagacttcattaaaaaaaaattaaaaatcttgctgttcaaaaatatctcgcaattcagattttttttttatcagagtttgtatcttgcaagtTCATGACttgtcatttttacttttttcctctgaattatgatttacattttataattctgttttttagttttcaccaccgaataaaaaaatgaagaaaaaaaaaatcatttttatgtcaaaatgatgatttttttgcCTCACAGTTGCAAATCTATGTcctacaattcagacttttcttctctcaactgtgaaaaaaaaatctgaattgagataaaaaagttagttatttattttaaaataaataaataaatacatttttttttaaaaagtatatatatatatatatatatatatatatatatatatatatatatatataagtatatataacactttacaataaggttcattagttaactacattagttaacatgaaccaagaatgaacaatacttctacagcatttattgtcttagttaatattaatttcaacatttactaatgcattaataaaattacaagtcgtgtttgttaacattagttaatgcactgtgaactaacattaacaaacaataaacgactgtatttttattaactaacattaacaaagatttataaatagtgcaataaatgtttcgttcattgtttgttcatgttagttaatacattaactgaagttaacaaatgacaccttactgtaaagtgttaccttatttattttatttttccccccaaGGCAAAAACAATCTTCCATATTTATTGCATCTCAAATTAAGTAGAAAAAtaccatgctagtaacttaaGTTGTCCCTTCCCCTCAGGTTGTTTCAGTTGGACCTCGGTCCACCCAAAAAACTCAACGAGCTGGAACCAGACAGTTGGGAATACTGGAAGCTTTTAAGGAAAGAACACATTTGGAGACATAATAAACTGCATAAAGGCAAAAAGATGTAGAGTGTTTGGTCAAACTCATGCGTCTTTGAAAGCAAGACCTCGGTGAACCTTTGCTTTCCCAGCATTCACAGCGGACATTACCTGAGGCACGGATTGAGATATATTTCTCCGCTGACTGAGTGAACGTCAGATGTGGAGAAGTTTATCTTCTTTTCTGGTGTAACGAACAAATCAGCGCTGACAAAGATAAACTGTTTCATTTTTGCTGGTTGTGTTGGTTCTACTGTGTCTGAGGATCAAGTTGTATTTTTGTTGTCCTTCTTTGTCTTACTGTTAGCGCCATTGtggtggtgttgttgttgttctcacTTCTgtcatatgaaaaataaaactgaaatgtcaAATGTCAAAAAGTGTTTTCCTCTTCATGTGTTCTTTATGAAAAACTTGGCAATGTCAAAGTGAAATTGTTAAAAGAATCTGTCAACAAAATTGTAGAAATTGTCAATCATACAAAATTacctatctatttatctgtttgtctatctatctgtatgtctGCCCATCTCTTTCTCAGCAAGAGTGACTCGTCTACATGATGATGACTTGCTGCTATAGGTCGAGAGTAGGTGAAAGTAAAAAGGTTGTGCAGCGCGTAGTGGGAGTGCATGCAAATACATGTTAGAAAGAGGAACTACTGAGCGAAAAAGACAGAACTGCTGCGGATGTTTACCATACTGATTTGCGGAGCCTGATATGTATTAGGCGCAGTAACTGATTCAAAGTGAGTTAAACGGATATTTAGTGAGCGACTGACTGATTATTGCTAGACCAAAGTGTGTACACTGAGATTATTCTTTTTACAGTATTTGTGCTGTGGTCGTTTGACAACTTAAGTTTTACGAAGCCGGGATAAACTCACTTCCTGGAGTCTAAATTACCGTATAACAGGTAGGCTAAGTGTACTTTTGTGTGCTGTTTACCGgttaagtttaaatatttagaactttacattttacatttttcgtTCTATAGAATGAATTCGATCATACATTGACCTATGGTCTAAATGCAACAATCTATCTCGAGCTTCTCTGATCATGCTGGCAATGATGTGAAACAGAACTAAAAGGTTTATTAAATTACCTCAGTGGTTGGTTATGTTAAACTTATATTTCCTAAAGCACTGACAAGTGTGTCGTATATAGAAAAATATACGGTGCACTCGGTTCCGCATTTTCATGTTACTATAGGCTGTGGTGTTCTTCTTTTTATACAGGAACAAATGTCGTGTAAAACACGTTTTAATTAGTTGTTTATGTAGTGTTTTTAGTatgatttttacaaaaataatataggtttgtaacaataacaaataaGGATTTCCGAGAcgataaaaaaatctttaacatATCTAGATTAAAACACGTGTTCTATgtacagaaatgtaattttttatgacATTTAAGTTTTTGAAAAACGTCAGTAGCATTGTCTACAAAATTTGGATTGAATTACTCTAAGAATGTCAAGTGTAACGTCAAGATTaagatatattattattattattattttgtaattgatATTACTACTATTGTTTGTGATGTCACTTTAATTTGGTGGACAAAAGTTTTTTTAGGAATTTTTCTTTTTCGGGTAATTACCCCTAGACATTcccccatttaaaaaaagaacaatatttggcaagAGATTTCTATtggttttgttatttgttatgtAATATTGGTCGAAAGACTAGATATTAATCACATCTTCCCCTTTTGTGATAGGGTTTGGGTGTTAGAGTAATAACACGATTGTTAGGAAATTCATGCTCTGTCTGGGCGTTCTGTAAACGCTTGGTTTGGGAAGTtgatttttggtttattttgaaaAGATCATGGAAGAAGAGAACAGAAACCTATAatggaaattacattttattgaacAACTGAAAACTAGATCTTCAAACGTTTCTGTCTGATGACTAATGTAAATAAACCttgttctttatttttcagataatCATTTATCAAGTTATGGATGAAAAAAATTTGGGCGTAGAAACGCTGAATGAGGCGGCACTAAACAGACTTGGATACATGCTAGATAATCTTGAGTGCGGTTGGAGACAGCTGGCAAAAGCAGTGGCCGAACAGCCACAGTTTTGCTATACGTAAGTCTGTTATAGACTAAATTGTGTGAAATAATTAACCAGTATTGTGTATGGTTATGACCAGTTCACAATCACAGAATCTACTTCTTTGTAGTGAGAAAGAGCTGACTGACTGCTCACTCAAAGTGCTAAGTCCACATGGCAGTCCTGGCCGATACCTGCTTGCCCTGCTTGCAGATAGAGGGTGTACCTTGGCTTTTCTGCTTCAGTGCCTGAAGAAAATTGAGCACCGAGAGGCTGTTGGATTTCTCACTACACACGGTAGCTAAATATAACAGAAACCTGATGATCTAATGTAGAACAGGTTCACCAGTCTTCCTGTGGTGTGCCTATGTGATGTGGTAATCGAAAGGCCGAAGAGGGTGAGTCATATCATCCAggtgttgtttgtgtttttgggtAGTGATGGAGCAGATTGATATCATATTGCAGCCACAGAGTCAGCGGGTACCAGAGGGGAGTCCCGTAGTACTAAGCTGCAGAGCAGTCGGACCTATGGAACTCACCTACCAGTGGTTCAAAGCCAAAGATGAGGTCTGGTGTACCAAATTTGTAACTGAACCTACTGATTTGAAATGTTATCCTTAGTCTGGTTCTTTATGTTCTCGGTAGGTGCCAGGAGGCAATGGCCCAGAGCTGGTGCTGAGTCCTGTTAGTCCAGCTCAACAGGGCCACTACATCTGCCGTGTAAGTTCTGGGGACAAGTACGTCTTCTCCAACTGGGTCCATGTACGTCTAGTGA encodes the following:
- the fam32a gene encoding protein FAM32A-like; the protein is MSEYNTVQKGSLKLKGVSLASKKKKKKDKERKRLEEQVLSTENEEETKKVYVDKRTPAQMAFDKIQEKRQMERILKKASKTHKRRVEDFNRHLDTLTEHYDIPKVSWTK
- the mrpl54 gene encoding 39S ribosomal protein L54, mitochondrial, translated to MARSVLHCFKRINLPGLNAYNELFVNSLQIQARGYASKKPVAKGKGKGMVKEVFKGPEVCKDPVKLCTHAVGVNILKQGEDPLIKPKEEYPEWLFQLDLGPPKKLNELEPDSWEYWKLLRKEHIWRHNKLHKGKKM